The genomic window TTGAAAGAATCTATCCTTGTCTGTATTTTCTAGACCTGTGAGGATTTTGAATGTCTCAATTAAATCTCCACGGATTCTTCTTTAAGTGCAGAACCCTAACACAATGCATAATGTCATCTAGGTTGCATCTCTTCAGCACTTCTGGAGGTATGTTGTCCTCTCCACAGCTCTTTCCCTCAACCAAAGATGCTTTAGCTTCTTGATATTCTTCTTTGTCAAATGGTCCCACTTTAATATCAAGCTCGTCTAAAATTAGTGTTATTTCTTCTTCCTCATCATCAATGTCAGGAGGGCTTCCAAGAAGGCCTTTGAAGTGGTTGTACCAATTGGTCACCCTTTCACTTTGTGTGTTTCCCTTCAACTGACCTGTACTGCATGCCTTTCTACCAGTGATGTCGTTGATCAGTTTCCAACTTTCACCATGTTTGGAGTTGACATGCGATCTTTCAACCTCTTGCAACTTGCCCCCGGGGGGGGCACATcgaaaatttttggtgggtatgctcccccggaattttgaggtggtgggtctttgggagctgacggcgtaccggtaaaagagggtctttcggagctgcgaaccgggctgtgagcaagtaaaatggggtcttttggagctgcgaaaagtcaaaatcaagggtctttcatggctttttggttgaaaatcacctgaaaaaacaagaaatatgaggaatgagcaatttttgggtcttttagagctgaaattatcaaaatcaagggtctttcggagctttattttggtcaaatatagggggtctttcggagctgcgaaacccaaaaaggggggtctttcggggggagcatacccgtatggtcatttgtgttgagtgccccccctggGAACTTGCCATTTAGATCTGCCTCGAGAACTTCGTTGTATGCATCATCAAGGTGTTTCTTCGCCTTCTTGTACTCCTCTCTTTTACAATCAGTAGTGTCCAGTTGATACACCTCATATACGTCTCCATTGTGGTCTCTTGCTTTTACGACTCTTGGATCACGAGAAAAGTTTGCCCTTCGAGATCGCTTCTTTGCAGGGATGATCTTCTCAGCTGCTTCTTTGTTGGCAGCGATAAATCGGCTGTACTTAGCCGTAGCTGTTTCCTCCATGTCTTCAAGGATTTCAAACCTGTTGTGCACTTCTATGGTGTACATCTTTTGGATATTTCTATCAGTGCTCAGGGATTTCCAATCGAACTGGTTCTTCCTTGGTAAAGTCTTGCTCTTTCTGAGGCTTAGTCTTATTCTTGCCGACACTATTCTGTGATCGGAGCCCACACTAGCAAAGGTGTTGTATGCCTCAGCGTTCTGCAGACTGTTCCTCCATTTTCTTCGTATGAGTATATAGTCTAGTTGGTATTTATTCCCTCCTGGGTTTGTAAATGTCCataattttcagctttattgcgGAACTGTGTGTTCGCAATGATGAGATTCTTCTCTGTTGCTAGTTCCACAAGGTACTTTCCATTTCTGTTAGTGGTGTCATGGTATGTAAATTTAGTGTCTTCCAGTCCAACTCTAGCATTGAAATCACCCATTACTATCAAGAGGTAGTTACGAGCTGGGATGGATTCAATGGCTCTCCTCATACTATCGTAGTGATTTTCTACTATGTCTTCATCAGCTACGTTGGTTGGGCAATATGTAACGATGACAGTTGTTACTGGGTTACCATGGAAGTTTGCAGTAAGAATTCTGTTGTTGTGCAGCTCCCGCATCGTTCTTAGTTGCTGATGTTGTAATCAATGTCCTGCCCAGTATGTTTTCGCATTTAATTGGTTCATCGTGAATAATACGATGCTCTTGTATTCCCAATACGTCCACATTGTACTCAATGAGATTAGAAACTAGCTCCTCTCTACACTGCTGTTCTCTTATTGTCCGTACATTCATGGTGGAGATTGAAATGACTTTCTTGCAATTTACAAGGTTTCTCCTCCTGCAGGCACCTTCATCAGACTTGTCCCTGTGAGGATGCCTGTTgtgatgtgtaggcctaaccatgcatcacatatgaATATGCATATATTCGTAGTGCCACATAGGCAAAAGAGGAGAGTTAGGCCCACACACACACAGGATCAACACTCTTATTCTAGCCATGGGCTAGTTAACATCAAGCTGAAgagaaataaaatattaaacatgttaacacGCTACCAAATCTTATGATTAATGTGTTTTATttacttgtatgaatgatatcCGAGATCAACGGGTATCTTCCCATACTTGACATGGTGGCATACGCCGGGATTTACTTTTAACACGCCATGAAAGTTGCTATTTGTTGTGAGGACTATGGACATTAATGGGCATGCTGTTTTGACAAGTTATACTCTATGAAGCTCGGTAAGTCTGTCTAATGATGCATTAGTAGCCACCACACTAGAGTTTTGTTTAGCTTTCTGAGAAAATATTCAATGAGTGAATTGGGCTGCCATatttgaagatagcaaatatgtcGGATGAAGAAAGAGAAAACGAGCGTGTGAGTGAGGGACATGAGGAGAGTGCTGAGCAAGAAATTGTGAGTAAGGTAGACTTGgaacttaaaagtgaccatgaccatgatgacaaggACCATAGACCTCAGGTAAATAACAACGATGAGTCTAACCCCCCTAGTAGTTCAAATGACGACGAAGTTAGTTTTCTTAGGCCTAGACAGCGTCGTACGCTTTCAAGTAAGCGTATGACGGCTGAACAGGCATACCAGATCAAGCTCGAGGAAATTCAATTAGAGAAACTACGTATTGAACAAATGGCTTTGGACAGGGAGAGGGACAGAGAAGAGGCAGCCCAGAGACGTGCCCATGAAGAAAAGATGGCACAGATTCAGGGGTCACCTTTTATGTTTGCGCAAGGCGTGCCCTCTAAGCCTAAGGTTCAAGACGCAAAGGTAAAAGTTCCTACGTTTTCAGAAGGGGATAAAATTGACACGTACCTTGAACAATTTGAGAAAATTGCACGATTGTGCAAATGGGACAAAGAATCCTGGGTTTTGCGGCTCGCTCCAAAACTCACTGGATTGGCCCGTGATGCGTACAACCAGCTGGAGCCTGGGTATGAGGCGAACTACGATCGCCTGAAGGAGGCTCTCCTCCATAAGTATGAGTTAAATGCGGAGGCATACCGCCGAAAATTCCGAAATTCTGAGAAGGGTGAAAACCAATCAGTTAAGGAGTGGCTCTCAAAATTATCATATAATTTTTCAAAGTGGATGGAGCTGACGGGTGTGCCTCTGCAGGCTAAAGAAGCAAAGGCAGTACGTGATCAGATGATCATAGATCAGGCCTATGGGAAACTGCCGCGAGAATTAGTAATTTATCTTAAGGAAAAAGAACCTAAAACTACGGGAGATTTTGGTAAATGGGCGGATGCCTACATTGAAAGAATGGGCGGCAAACGATGGTACTTAGGTGCCATTGCAAAGAAGACAGCATCCTCCAATAAACCTAAATATGTCCCAGACCGAGACACAgacaagagaaaagaaaaagacaGAGGGTCCAGAAGAGACAAAGATGTAAGCATGATTAAATGCTATGTTTGCCATCAGTTTGGGCATTTTGCCACAAAATGCCCAAACAAGGTACGGGAATTTGTACCGGCAAAAATGGGACAGCATAACACTGCTGCTAAATTCCAACATGTGGACCATAGTATGTTCCTCATGCCTGGACAAATCAATGGCATAGATGTCACAATTTGGCGAGACAGCGGTTGTGATAAAACAATAGTGGACAAGAAATTTGTCAGCCCTGCTGCCTATACAGGGGGTACTACATCCTTACAGCAATTAAAAGGTGAGCTGATTTTGCCCCTAGCCACAATTCAGAGCAATGGTAAGTATGGCGAAGCTCAGTTTACAGTCGCTGTACTTGATTTTGAGGGTCATGAACAGGATGTACTTTTAGGCAATGACATTAAAAGACTTGGTTGGCCCCTGATTGATCTACCTAACATAGAGATGCAAGGTAGCCCTGCCACCCAGTTCTCCAGCTATGGTAACAAGTAAAGATCAAACAATAGCTGAGGAACTAGAGCCAACTAAGCAGGATGCTTTACATAGCCCTGCCAAACCTATTCCTATACCTTCCCTGGTAACAACTAGAGCACAAAAGAAATTGGATGACGCTGAGTTGGCCAATCAGGATGCAACAAATGGGGCTAGGCCTAAATCAAGCATACCTAATTATGGTAATGACCAACCTGGGACCCAAGCTAGATTTTCAGGATGGCTGAACATAGACCCTGAGAAACTAGCACAATTACAGCAAGCTGATCCCAGCTTAGCTGGTATTAAAGACAGATTGGTCTCAGAGAAAAATGTAGCTACTGAAAGTACATGTTAttatatgaagaaaaatattatgTACAGAAAATGGACATCTCAGAAAAATGCTTCTGAGTTTCACCAAGTACTAGTTCCCAAACAATGTAGAAAAGATATCATGCAGTTAGGGCATGATGTTCCGATTGCGGGACATATGGGGATCAATAAGACCAGAGAGAGAATTCTGGCTTCCTTTTTCTGGCCTGGTGTTTTCAAAGATATTGCAGATTACTGCAAAACTTGCAATATTTGCCAGAAAACTGCACAGATCAGGCCTACGAACAAAGCACCTCTGCAACCAATGCCGATAATTACAAAACCTTTCAAACGCATTGGTATGGACATTCTTGGTCCATTACAAATGACAACAAGTAAAAAGAGGTATATTTTAGTCATTGTTGACTATGCTACTCGCTTCCCAGTAGCAGTACCACTGTCTAACATACGATCAAGTACCATTGCAGAAGAGTTATCAAATCTCTTTTGTTTTGTAGGAATTCCAGATGAACTGATATCGGATCAGGCATCTGATTTCAAGTCAAAGTTAATAGAACAGGTGTGTGAACTTATGAGTATTACCCACCTTTTCTCAACTCCTTACCATCCAGAGACAAATGGATTAGTTGAGCGATTCAACGGCACGCTCAAGTCAATGTTGAAAACTTTGACTCCTGACCAGTTCAAGACTTGGGATAAATATGTCCCTTATTTCTGCTTTGCATATCGTGAAGTGCCACAGAGTTCGACTGGATTCTCTCCATTCGAACTTCTATATCCCTATCCTGTCCGTGGACCTCTTGAGATTGTCAAACAAGCATGGACAAATCAAGATCCTGACGAGATGGGAATAGTCAAATATGTGGCTGACATGAGGAGCAGACTTGCCGATATGATGTTATCTGTCCATTCCAATATGAATGATGCTCAGGTAAAACAAAAGACTTGGTACGACCAAAAGGCAAGACTTAGGACATTTGAGTCAGGTCAACAAGTACTTGTATTATTACCATCAGAAGCTAGCAAAGTAGCTGCTGAGTGGCAAGGACCGTATGTTGTTACAAAGAAAATTA from Amphiura filiformis chromosome 5, Afil_fr2py, whole genome shotgun sequence includes these protein-coding regions:
- the LOC140152227 gene encoding uncharacterized protein gives rise to the protein MSDEERENERVSEGHEESAEQEIVSKVDLELKSDHDHDDKDHRPQVNNNDESNPPSSSNDDEVSFLRPRQRRTLSSKRMTAEQAYQIKLEEIQLEKLRIEQMALDRERDREEAAQRRAHEEKMAQIQGSPFMFAQGVPSKPKVQDAKVKVPTFSEGDKIDTYLEQFEKIARLCKWDKESWVLRLAPKLTGLARDAYNQLEPGYEANYDRLKEALLHKYELNAEAYRRKFRNSEKGENQSVKEWLSKLSYNFSKWMELTGVPLQAKEAKAVRDQMIIDQAYGKLPRELVIYLKEKEPKTTGDFGKWADAYIERMGGKRWYLGAIAKKTASSNKPKYVPDRDTDKRKEKDRGSRRDKDVSMIKCYVCHQFGHFATKCPNKVREFVPAKMGQHNTAAKFQHVDHSMFLMPGQINGIDVTIWRDSGCDKTIVDKKFVSPAAYTGGTTSLQQLKGELILPLATIQSNGKYGEAQFTVAVLDFEGHEQDRCKVALPPSSPAMVTSKDQTIAEELEPTKQDALHSPAKPIPIPSLVTTRAQKKLDDAELANQDATNGARPKSSIPNYGNDQPGTQARFSGWLNIDPEKLAQLQQADPSLAGIKDRLVSEKNVATESTCYYMKKNIMYRKWTSQKNASEFHQVLVPKQCRKDIMQLGHDVPIAGHMGINKTRERILASFFWPGVFKDIADYCKTCNICQKTAQIRPTNKAPLQPMPIITKPFKRIGMDILGPLQMTTSKKRYILVIVDYATRFPVAVPLSNIRSSTIAEELSNLFCFVGIPDELISDQASDFKSKLIEQVCELMSITHLFSTPYHPETNGLVERFNGTLKSMLKTLTPDQFKTWDKYVPYFCFAYREVPQSSTGFSPFELLYPYPVRGPLEIVKQAWTNQDPDEMGIVKYVADMRSRLADMMLSVHSNMNDAQVKQKTWYDQKARLRTFESGQQVLVLLPSEASKVAAEWQGPYVVTKKISDHNYEITMGKKNKILHVNLLAPYHERKAACYKVTSYEGPDPGHEEDLYSYEYVLNDLDDQQDDVEEESDTEVGVVTVSQTQNWEDVDVSKDITDSQQGQMTEILQKYSKVFSDVPGRQI